In Mycolicibacter virginiensis, the DNA window CAATCGGCGGCACTCGGCGTCCAAATCCACCGTCGTGCCGTCTTTCCAGCCGGCAGCGGTGGTCTCGGCGGCCTGTCCCATATGCCCGGCGAATCCACGGACATGCTGCTTGGTGAACAGCGGCTGCAACGTCCGCCGCCGCGGCAACCACGCATCGTTGGGCAGATCGAAGAGGTTGGGGCCCATCAGGTGGCGTATCTCGTCGTGGGCCAGGGTGCGATCGACGTCGCCGCTGCTGAGCACGTCGTGCGCACCTTGCGGCGAGGTCACCACCACGATCGGGGGCGCGAGCCAACGTGGCGCCAGTTCCAGCCGGGTCACCGGGCCGCCGGCATCGCGCAGTACTTCGATTCCGGTACGCAGCTCCCGGAACTGCCGCACCTGCTGCCAATAGGGCAACGGGTTCTTCGGCGCTAAGGGCAGCGCGTGCACATCGGTGCCGACATCCTGCACGGTCATGGCGGTAGCCAACCAGGCTCGATCCACCCTCGCCTCATCCAAACGGTTGAAATTTTCACCCGAAATCGTTTCACCATTCCGCGAGTCGGGTGCAGAATTTCCACAGGTGGGAGACGATCCCCAGACCGGAGACCTGCGATGTCGGCGATGGCGACCCTTGATGACTTTTCGCGACTGGTCGCGGCCGTCTACAGCTCGGTGCTGGCTCCCGAGAACTGGAACGAGACGCTAAGCGACCTTCAGCGCACACTCGATACTCACTGCGCGCTGATACGGGTGGACGAAACGGGGCGGTCGATTCAGGCCGCGAGTCTGGCCCCGGATGCGTGCGCCGATTACCAGCGGCATTACCGCCGGCTCGACTACGTGCTCGAGGCCGTCGAACACAGCCCCGTAGGTTCATTCCAAAGCGGGCGGGCGTTGGTGGCGTTGCAGGCCCAGTCGGAGTTCCACATCGACTGGCTGCGGCCCCTGGATATGACCGACGGCTTATTCGTGCGACTCACCGACGGCCCGGCCCCCATGGCGTTCCTCACCGCTGGGCCACGTCCTCCGGAGCCGTTCGTCCCCTTGGTCAGCGCCCTGGTGCCCCATCTGCAGCAGGCTCTGCGCAGCCAGGCACACCTGGAACACCTGCGCCGACGAGCCGACGAGCTCGGCGCGGTCACCCAGGCGCTGGGTCACGCCGTCATCGTGGTCACCGCTGCGTCCCGCATCGTCTACACCAACTCCGCCGCCGAGGACTTGTTGCGGTCGGCCGACGGACTCATGGTCCACGCCGGGCGACTCGAAGCGGCAGCCGCCGGCACCGACACCGCACTGCAGGGCAGCATTCACGCCGCCGTGGCACCTGTGGGCAGCCACCCGTCGGGGAACTCTCTGCTGTGCGCCCGTCCCTCGGGTCGACGCCCGTACGTCATAGAGGTTCTGCCCACCGATCCATCCGGCGCCACCGGCTCCGGCCGGCATGCCGTCGTCGTCGTCGCCGATCCAGAGCACGAATCCGACACCGCACCAACATTTTTGCGCCGCCACTATGGCCTGACCCCTGGCGAAACCGAGATTGCCGTCATGGTCATGAACGGCGGTGGTGTCAAAGAGATCGCCGAACGCATGTCCCTTTCACAGTCCACCGTCAAAACACACCTGCAGCACGTCTTCGACAAGACCGGAACTCATCGGCAAGCCGACCTCATCCGACTGCTGCTCGCCCTCCGCTCGCCGTGCCGCTGAGCTCAGCGTCGACGCACATCGTCGCCGACGCGCCATAAGAATGCGGCAGTCCGAACTTATTTGTTTGGGTGGCCGAATTCACGTTACGGTGTGGGAGCGCAACCGCCCTACCTGTCCGAGGAGAACCACGCGATGCCGGTGTACCAACTGCCTGATCTGACCTACGACTACGGCGATCTGGAGCCCGCGATCAGCGGCGAAATCATGGCGCTGCACCACGGCGCGCATCACGCCGCCTACGTCAAGGGCGCGAACGCAACGCTAGAACGACTCGGCGAGATGCGCCAGGCCCGTGACTTCTCCCAATTGCCCGGACTCGAACGCACTCTGGCCTTCCACGTGGCCGGCCACAGCCTGCATTCGCTGTTCTGGAACAACCTGTCCCCCAACGGCGGCGACCGGCCCGGCGGAGAGCTCGCCGCGGCGATCGATGAGTCCTTCGGGGACTTCGATGCCTTCCAGGCGGAGTTGACCGCGGCCACCGCCAGCGTGCAGGGATCGGGTTGGGGGGCGCTGGCCTGGGATCCGCTCGGGGCACGGCTGGTGGTCAACCAGATCCACGACCACCACATCACCGTGGTCCCGACCAGCACCCCGCTGCTGGTGTTCGACGCCTGGGAGCACGCGTTCTATCTCCAGTACCGCAACGTCAAGACCGACTACATCGACCGCCTGTGGTCGCTGATCGATTGGGCCGATGTCACCGAGCGGTTCGACGCCGCCCGCGCCGGAGGCGCCGCGACACCGTTCACCGTCGACGTAGGCTAGATCGTGGCCGCCGATCCGATCGAGGCGATCAACTGGAACGACATCGCCGACCAGCGGGACCTGGACGTGTGGAACCGGCTCACCGCGAATTTCTGGCTCCCCGAGAAGGTCCCGCTCTCCAACGACCTGCCCAGCTGGCACACCCTTACCCCCGAACAGCAGACCCTGACGATCCGGGTGTTCACCGGATTGACCCTGCTCGACACCATGCAGGGCACCGTCGGATGCATCGAGATGCTCGCCGACTCCGCCACACCGCACGAGGAGGCGGTGTACACCAACATGGCGTTCATGGAGTCGGTCCACGCCAAGAGCTATAGCTCCATCTTTTCCACCCTGTGCTCGACACCCGAGATCACCGCAGCATTCGCGTGGTCGCGCGAAAACAGCTTCCTGCAGCGCAAGGCCCACATCGTGCACGACTACTACCGGGGCGACGACCCGCTGAAGAAGAAGATCAGCTCGGTGATGCTGGAGTCGTTCATGTTCTACAGCGGCTTCTACCTACCACTGCACTGGGCATCGCGGTCGATCCTGACCAACACCGCGGACATCATCCGGCTGATTATCCGCGACGAGGCGGTGCACGGCTTCTACGTCGGCTACAAGTTCCAGCAGGGCATGCACGCGGCCACCGGGCAGCGCCGCACCGAGCTGGCAGACTTCGCGTACTCGATGCTCACCGAGCTCTACGACAACGAGATCGACTATGCGCGAGACTTATACGATCCACTCGGTATGACCGAACCGGTCCTGCCCTACATGCGCTACAACGCCAATAAGGCGCTGGCCAACCTCGGCCTCGACCCGTTGTTCGCAGCTGAAGACTGTCGGGTGCCGCCCGAGATCATGTCCGCCCTCGACCCCGGGGCTGGCGAGAACCACGACTTCTTCTCCGGTTCGGGAAGCTCATACGTGATCGGCGCGCAGCAGCCCACGACAGACGACGACTGGGACTTCTAAACTCTACTGGCTACCTCAGCGTCGACCGCGCTGGGCCCGGCTCGGCTTGCGTGCGGTCTTGCCCGCAGCCGCGCGGGCGGCCTGCTTGGCAAGGGTCTTCTCCCGCGCGCTGCGTTTCGGTGCGGGCTTGGACTGTCCCCGCGACGAACCGGGTTTGCGGCCGCGCACAATGCCGACGAACTCTTCAACCAGCGCCGCCTGCTGCCCTTCGCCGAAGGCGAGTGACACCGGGCAGGTGGGCGCATCGCTGATCGGACGGTAGGCCAGGTCCTTGCGGTGATACAGCCGCGCCAACGACTGCGGAACGATCAGCGCACCGAGCCCAGCCGCGACGAGTTCTATTGCGTCCTGGGTGGTTTCAGGGCGATGGTCAATCGGCTTGCCGGGCACGTCCGCCCAGGCGACGACATCGTCGAGTGGAAGCAGCAGCGGTTCGTCGGCGAGATCCGCCGAGGTGATCTCATCGACGGCATTGAACACGTGGTCCTTCGGCACCACGGCCACCGTCGTCTCCTCGTAGAGCGGAATGACAGCCAGCCCTGCGGTGTCAGACAGCGGCCGCAATAGCGCCACATCGACAGTGCCTGCCCGCACCGCGGCCACCGCGTCGGCGGCTTCAAGGGTGTGCAGCAGCAGCGGAACGTCTGGATGCCGCTGTCCCCAGACTCGTGCCCACTTCGCGGGCGTCCCGCCGGGGACGTACCCGAGGGTGAGGGAAGGCGGGTTCACCGCATCAGGCTACCGATAGGCTGGCGCCATGAGCAGGCCGAACGCGCAGTCCATGAAACCCGCCACGGCGGCCAAGAAGCTGGACGTGTACCTGCCCGCCACACCCGCGGAGTTCCAGGAGAACTCGATCACCCGCACCGAGCTCGCCGCCCTCCAGGCCGAACCGCCGCAGTGGCTCAAGGACCTGCGCAAGAACGGGCCGCACCCGAAGAACCTGGTGGCAGCCAAGCTGGGCATTTCCATCTCCGGTCTGACCCGTAGCGGCATGGAGAACGCGTTGACCACCGAGCAGATCGTCGCGCTGCTCGAGGAGAAGCCGGAGTGGCTGGCCGCCGAACGCGAGAGCTACCAGGAAGTCCTGCGCGAGCAGCGGCGCATCAAGGCGTTGCGCGCCGACCAAGCGCGCGAGGGCTGATTCAAGCGTGAATTTGGCTGTCCTCGGGCCGATCCGCATCCTGCGGGACGGCGCGGCGATTGACCTGGGGACGCCCCGGCAGCGCGCCGTGATCGCAGCGCTCGCCTTGGCGCAGGGCGAGCGAGTCTCGGTCGAGACACTCGCTCAACGGGTATGGGGCGAGATACCGCCCGACTCAGCGACGGCCACCCTGCACAGCTACATCGGCAAGTTGCGCCGCACCCTGGAACCTGGGCGCGGTCCTCGCCAGCCGGCGACGGTATTGGTTCGGGAGCATGCCGGCTACGCGCTGCGCATCCCGGCCATCGAACGTGACGACGTCGCCCTGCAACAGGTGGTGACCGCGGCACGCGCCACATTGACCGAACTCGTCGACTTCGATCGTCCGTCCGCGGTGGGAGCCGCCGCGGGCCCGATCGCGCGCGTTGCGACGGCCCTCGACGAACGGCTGTCTTCCTGGCACGGCGAGCCCTATCTGGAACTCGGCGACGACCCGAACGCGGTCGCAGAGCGAGTGCGGCTCGCCGACCTACGGGCCGCTGCCCGGGAAATGCGGATCGTCGCCAGCCTCGCGGTCGGCGAACACGACGAGGTAGTGGGTGAGCTCGCCACCCTGTGCGTCGAGAATCCGCTGCACGAACGTTGGTGGTCGCTGTGGGCTGTCGCCCTTTTCCGCTGCGGGCGGCTGCCCGAATCGCTTGCCGCGCTACAGACCCTGCGGGCCGAACTGGCCGATGAGCTGGGGCTCGATCCCAGCGAAACGGTCCGCACCCTACAGAGCGCGATCCTGCGCCGCGATCCGTCGCTCGGCTGGCCGGCGCCGTCGTCCGCCTCGACGATTCGCCGGCCGGCGTCCAGCACCGCACCGCCGAGCACGGAGCAGACGCCACGCCCGGCCCCCTTCGCGCGACCGCGCTGGCCGCTGGTGGGACGCGCCCCGGAACGGCGCCGGCTCCGAGCCGAGGCGGAGGCGGCCGCGGCGGGCGCGTCCGGCGTCACTGTCGTGGTGGGCGAACCCGGCGCCGGGAAGACCCGGCTGCTGGTCGCGTTCGCGGAGGACGCGGCCGCGCTGGGCTTCCGAATCGGGGTGGGGCGCTGCCGGGACAGCGACCAACCGGAACTGTGGCCGCTGGCGGAGGCGCTGGCCGAGATTTCGGGCCGCCCAACGACGATCCTCTACGAGGAGCTGACCGCCGGTTCCGAGTTCGCGCTGCGGGATCTGACCGTGCGACTGGCCGCGGAATCCGCGTCGACGGTGCCGACGGCGCTGGTCATCGAGGATTTGCACTGGGCCGGGCCGGTGGTGGTCCGGACGCTGACGGCGCTGGTCGAGCGGCTCACCGATCAACGATTCCTGCTGGTCACGACCGCCAGGCCGGACCCTGCAGAAGGCTCCGAATTGCAGCGGTTCCTGCGCGCCACCGCCCGCGAGCCGGGTAGCCGGATCGAGTTGGGCCCGCTTCCGATCGACGCGGTGGAGCCGCTCGCCGAAGCGGTGGCCGGATCCGCCATCGGTGATGACCGTGCGTGCGCGCTGTGGAACCGGACCGGTGGGAACACGCTGTACCTGGTGGAACTGCTGCAGAGCGCGGGCGCGCCCAGCGGCACCCTCGCGGACGTGGTGCTGGAGCGAGTAGGGGCCCTCCCCGCCGCGACCGTCAAGGCGTTACACGCGGCCAGTGTGCTCGGAACGACGTTTCGGACCGAGGATCTCGCCGGAATCACGAACACGGACCCCGGGGGCACGATGGAGCTCGTGGAACCCGCGCGTCGGGCCGGGATCGTGGCCGACACAGGTGCCGGGTTCCGGTTCGGCCACGTGATCGTGCATGAAGTGATCTACCGAGCGTTGGCCAAGGATGTGCGCACCGACCTGCACCGACGCGCCGCGGGAGTCGCCGCGCAGGGCGATCTGAGCCGAGCCGACGTGCGCGCGTCGGTGCAGCACCATCTGCGCAGCGCCGCCCCCGCGGACCCTGGTACCGGCTGGCGGGCGCTGGTCGAGGTCGCGCAGTACGCGCGGGCCGGCTCCCACTACGACGAAGAGGCGGCGCATCTGGTCCTAGCGCTGGACCTGCAACGGACCGACCGCACGGCGTCCGCCCGGGAGCGCTACGAACTGCTCATGCTGGCCACCGACGCGCACCGCTGGTCCGGTGACTGGCAGGGTGTCTCGGACTGCGTGGACGCCGCGACGCTGCTGGTCGGCCGGCTCAGCGATCCGGCCGACCGGAGCGCCACCGCGGAGCTGGCGGCGCGCACCCTGTCCGCCAACCTCGACGGCGCCTTGTGGCAGGTCAGACCGTACGGCGAGGTGCACGCGCCGGTGGTCGACGCGCTCACCGAGGTGCTGCCGCAGCTGCCGCCGCACCGGGCGTCCGTGCGTAGCCGGGCGTTGCTGACGCTGGCCATGGAACTGTTCTACTCCGGGGACACCGGCCGGATCGACGCCCTGGTCACCGAGGCGCTCGCCGTGGCGCGCCCGATTGACGATCCGCGGGTCCGGGTGTCGGTACAGCTGGGCGCATACGTGGCCCGCTTCC includes these proteins:
- a CDS encoding BTAD domain-containing putative transcriptional regulator yields the protein MNLAVLGPIRILRDGAAIDLGTPRQRAVIAALALAQGERVSVETLAQRVWGEIPPDSATATLHSYIGKLRRTLEPGRGPRQPATVLVREHAGYALRIPAIERDDVALQQVVTAARATLTELVDFDRPSAVGAAAGPIARVATALDERLSSWHGEPYLELGDDPNAVAERVRLADLRAAAREMRIVASLAVGEHDEVVGELATLCVENPLHERWWSLWAVALFRCGRLPESLAALQTLRAELADELGLDPSETVRTLQSAILRRDPSLGWPAPSSASTIRRPASSTAPPSTEQTPRPAPFARPRWPLVGRAPERRRLRAEAEAAAAGASGVTVVVGEPGAGKTRLLVAFAEDAAALGFRIGVGRCRDSDQPELWPLAEALAEISGRPTTILYEELTAGSEFALRDLTVRLAAESASTVPTALVIEDLHWAGPVVVRTLTALVERLTDQRFLLVTTARPDPAEGSELQRFLRATAREPGSRIELGPLPIDAVEPLAEAVAGSAIGDDRACALWNRTGGNTLYLVELLQSAGAPSGTLADVVLERVGALPAATVKALHAASVLGTTFRTEDLAGITNTDPGGTMELVEPARRAGIVADTGAGFRFGHVIVHEVIYRALAKDVRTDLHRRAAGVAAQGDLSRADVRASVQHHLRSAAPADPGTGWRALVEVAQYARAGSHYDEEAAHLVLALDLQRTDRTASARERYELLMLATDAHRWSGDWQGVSDCVDAATLLVGRLSDPADRSATAELAARTLSANLDGALWQVRPYGEVHAPVVDALTEVLPQLPPHRASVRSRALLTLAMELFYSGDTGRIDALVTEALAVARPIDDPRVRVSVQLGAYVARFRPDTAEDRAEYLRLARADSDLLGDPRLEMMVATLATGLANEFGDADAVWSGIRALTSRLRSAGLGTAEVVLHTVSGPWHAMAGDDAAAFASVQRLHELAVEVRTPNVVEAAQVVAALACLHADRSAELLPTLDGFLRDSRIPAASTVALMLLRAGERERAATFVETHPLPVERHTYLGSVLAAMSCEIALELDRRDLAGDAFRYLRDYSGRMASAGTAAAIGPVDMFLAYGAAVTGDAPAAAAYADAAADQAGRWGLPRIEARIAEIRDRHGF
- a CDS encoding LysR family substrate-binding domain-containing protein, with protein sequence MNPPSLTLGYVPGGTPAKWARVWGQRHPDVPLLLHTLEAADAVAAVRAGTVDVALLRPLSDTAGLAVIPLYEETTVAVVPKDHVFNAVDEITSADLADEPLLLPLDDVVAWADVPGKPIDHRPETTQDAIELVAAGLGALIVPQSLARLYHRKDLAYRPISDAPTCPVSLAFGEGQQAALVEEFVGIVRGRKPGSSRGQSKPAPKRSAREKTLAKQAARAAAGKTARKPSRAQRGRR
- the nrdF gene encoding class 1b ribonucleoside-diphosphate reductase subunit beta; its protein translation is MVAADPIEAINWNDIADQRDLDVWNRLTANFWLPEKVPLSNDLPSWHTLTPEQQTLTIRVFTGLTLLDTMQGTVGCIEMLADSATPHEEAVYTNMAFMESVHAKSYSSIFSTLCSTPEITAAFAWSRENSFLQRKAHIVHDYYRGDDPLKKKISSVMLESFMFYSGFYLPLHWASRSILTNTADIIRLIIRDEAVHGFYVGYKFQQGMHAATGQRRTELADFAYSMLTELYDNEIDYARDLYDPLGMTEPVLPYMRYNANKALANLGLDPLFAAEDCRVPPEIMSALDPGAGENHDFFSGSGSSYVIGAQQPTTDDDWDF
- a CDS encoding helix-turn-helix transcriptional regulator, with the translated sequence MATLDDFSRLVAAVYSSVLAPENWNETLSDLQRTLDTHCALIRVDETGRSIQAASLAPDACADYQRHYRRLDYVLEAVEHSPVGSFQSGRALVALQAQSEFHIDWLRPLDMTDGLFVRLTDGPAPMAFLTAGPRPPEPFVPLVSALVPHLQQALRSQAHLEHLRRRADELGAVTQALGHAVIVVTAASRIVYTNSAAEDLLRSADGLMVHAGRLEAAAAGTDTALQGSIHAAVAPVGSHPSGNSLLCARPSGRRPYVIEVLPTDPSGATGSGRHAVVVVADPEHESDTAPTFLRRHYGLTPGETEIAVMVMNGGGVKEIAERMSLSQSTVKTHLQHVFDKTGTHRQADLIRLLLALRSPCR
- a CDS encoding DUF5997 family protein, whose translation is MSRPNAQSMKPATAAKKLDVYLPATPAEFQENSITRTELAALQAEPPQWLKDLRKNGPHPKNLVAAKLGISISGLTRSGMENALTTEQIVALLEEKPEWLAAERESYQEVLREQRRIKALRADQAREG
- a CDS encoding superoxide dismutase, which translates into the protein MPVYQLPDLTYDYGDLEPAISGEIMALHHGAHHAAYVKGANATLERLGEMRQARDFSQLPGLERTLAFHVAGHSLHSLFWNNLSPNGGDRPGGELAAAIDESFGDFDAFQAELTAATASVQGSGWGALAWDPLGARLVVNQIHDHHITVVPTSTPLLVFDAWEHAFYLQYRNVKTDYIDRLWSLIDWADVTERFDAARAGGAATPFTVDVG